In Deferribacter autotrophicus, the following are encoded in one genomic region:
- the polX gene encoding DNA polymerase/3'-5' exonuclease PolX: MNNSYIADLFEIYADYLELNNEDPFKVTAYRRGARVIRGLDFEIVDYVRNGGVLTDIKGVGKALSGKILEIIEKGSFDALEKIIQNTPEVLIEMTKIPGLGPKKAFRLYKELNIRSIGELEYACNENRLKLLKGFGLKTQEKILKGISFYNKHKDRYLFSEIEPIAEDLKNVVKGFKDVKRIEIAGSLRRKLETVKDIDVVVELKESNCIPHFIQYLSENEDINLEEKGDKKITFKYKGIHTDLRICDGDSFITMLHHLTGSKKHNEIIRMKGKEKGYKINEYGVFDGDKQIKIEKESDIYTLLDMPYVIPELREGFYEFERVVDEENLISLNDIRGVFHVHTSYSDGSMSIEDVIKVCLDRNYQYVGISDHSKSSYIANGLDEKRVFQQFEEIGELKEKYKEIKILKGIECDILADGSLDFDDEVLQRFDFVIAGVHSHFNLDKNSMTKRLVKALSNPYVNIFGHPTGRLLLSREGYTFDEDEVFKVCKENGVVIELNANPHRLDIDWRRMEYVHKYNLLISISPDAHYKEGFDDLRFGVYVARKGCIIKEQVLNTKSFDEIAEKLRL; this comes from the coding sequence ATGAATAACAGTTATATTGCAGATCTTTTTGAAATATATGCAGATTATCTTGAGTTGAACAATGAAGATCCGTTTAAAGTAACAGCCTACAGAAGAGGTGCGAGAGTAATAAGAGGATTGGATTTTGAAATAGTGGATTATGTGAGAAATGGTGGAGTTTTGACGGATATAAAAGGGGTAGGGAAAGCATTATCCGGAAAAATTTTAGAAATTATAGAGAAAGGAAGTTTTGATGCTCTTGAAAAAATAATACAAAATACACCTGAAGTTTTGATTGAGATGACAAAAATTCCGGGTTTAGGACCGAAAAAGGCGTTTAGGCTTTATAAAGAGCTTAATATAAGGTCTATTGGAGAACTTGAGTATGCTTGCAATGAGAATAGGTTAAAATTGTTAAAGGGATTCGGTTTAAAAACACAGGAAAAGATATTAAAAGGGATTTCTTTTTATAACAAACATAAGGATAGATATTTGTTTTCTGAAATAGAGCCAATTGCAGAGGATTTGAAGAATGTGGTTAAAGGGTTCAAGGATGTTAAGAGGATCGAGATAGCTGGTAGTTTGAGGAGAAAGCTTGAAACCGTTAAAGATATTGATGTTGTTGTTGAACTGAAAGAAAGTAATTGTATCCCTCATTTTATTCAGTATTTGAGCGAAAATGAGGACATTAATTTGGAAGAAAAAGGGGACAAGAAAATAACATTTAAATACAAAGGTATCCATACCGATCTTAGGATATGTGATGGAGATAGTTTTATTACAATGTTGCATCATCTTACGGGTAGTAAAAAACATAATGAAATAATTAGAATGAAGGGGAAGGAGAAAGGTTATAAAATAAATGAATATGGTGTTTTTGATGGAGATAAACAAATTAAAATTGAAAAAGAATCAGATATTTACACTCTTCTTGATATGCCATATGTGATACCGGAACTTCGAGAGGGGTTTTACGAGTTTGAAAGGGTGGTGGATGAAGAAAATTTGATTTCCTTAAATGATATAAGGGGTGTTTTCCATGTGCATACAAGCTATTCCGATGGTTCTATGAGTATTGAAGATGTTATAAAAGTTTGTCTGGATAGAAATTACCAATATGTAGGAATTTCCGATCATAGCAAGTCTTCTTATATCGCAAACGGGTTGGATGAAAAAAGAGTGTTTCAACAATTTGAAGAGATTGGAGAATTGAAAGAAAAGTATAAAGAAATTAAAATTTTAAAAGGGATTGAGTGTGATATTTTAGCAGATGGATCTCTGGATTTTGATGATGAAGTGTTACAAAGGTTTGATTTTGTGATTGCAGGTGTTCATTCTCATTTTAATTTGGATAAAAACAGTATGACAAAAAGGCTGGTTAAGGCACTCAGTAATCCTTATGTAAATATTTTTGGACATCCTACCGGTAGACTTTTATTGAGTAGAGAAGGATATACTTTTGACGAGGATGAAGTTTTTAAAGTGTGCAAGGAGAATGGGGTGGTAATTGAGTTGAATGCAAATCCTCACAGACTTGATATTGACTGGAGGAGGATGGAATATGTTCATAAATACAATCTACTCATTTCAATAAGTCCGGATGCTCATTACAAAGAAGGGTTTGATGATTTAAGATTTGGTGTTTATGTAGCGAGAAAAGGGTGTATTATAAAAGAGCAGGTTTTGAATACAAAAAGTTTTGACGAAATTGCGGAAAAACTAAGATTATAA
- a CDS encoding FAD-dependent oxidoreductase, with protein MKKLYPVYVNRKSPCYSKDHLGNTGCPAKNDIPKFLHLVSLRRFEEAFYLLKETNPFSAGCGRFCDHPCETACNRAKFDMPVDIKALERFVADWGYKKGLKPKNVKTKNDKQVAVIGSGPGGLSAAYFLAKEGVKVDVYEKHSKPGGLLVEGIPVYRYPREIFQKELQYIIDTGVNIYCDENVNKEKFLKLVKEYDAVIVATGAHKPGVMGIEGEDLGKVYNGIQFLRDVNFDNVENLKLKKGESIGIIGGGYTAFDVARVSVRLGAKPTVIYRRTVSEMTAHPGEVEESKREGVDFKFLLQPVSIKRKNEKLILKCQKMKLGPVDESGRRRPVPVKDVYEEFEFDRIVVAVGDKPDFYFVGESFSIEFPRLICHDLPVELKDKVYITGDAAMGAVENTGMVVRAVGLARETARAVLKNLGIDVAEEPEREIAFFDTLNVKYFDKSSRLVEEKLDFGERKESFREIVKTIDEDMAVLFAKRCFFCGICIQCDWCYRYAGGSIVKHITEWSLEKDACFYHFLEEKMGSATFKSVEACPRAALSVIEEGSPKIDYVEKQYTNLKKLLGVSDVEKK; from the coding sequence TTGAAAAAACTTTATCCTGTTTATGTAAATAGAAAAAGTCCCTGTTATTCAAAGGATCATCTAGGAAACACAGGTTGTCCCGCCAAAAATGATATTCCAAAATTCTTACATCTGGTTAGTTTAAGAAGATTTGAAGAAGCGTTTTATCTGCTTAAAGAGACTAATCCCTTTTCTGCTGGATGTGGGAGGTTTTGCGACCATCCTTGTGAAACGGCCTGTAACAGAGCAAAATTTGATATGCCAGTGGATATAAAAGCATTAGAGCGTTTCGTAGCAGATTGGGGTTATAAAAAGGGGTTAAAACCTAAAAATGTTAAAACAAAAAATGATAAACAGGTGGCTGTGATTGGTTCTGGTCCCGGAGGACTTTCTGCAGCCTATTTCCTTGCAAAGGAAGGTGTTAAAGTGGATGTTTATGAAAAGCACTCAAAACCTGGGGGATTACTGGTTGAAGGGATACCTGTTTACAGATATCCGAGAGAGATTTTTCAAAAGGAGTTACAGTATATTATTGATACAGGAGTTAATATTTATTGTGATGAAAATGTTAATAAAGAGAAATTTTTAAAGTTAGTGAAAGAGTATGATGCCGTTATAGTTGCAACCGGTGCCCATAAACCTGGTGTTATGGGGATAGAAGGTGAGGATTTAGGAAAGGTTTATAACGGAATACAGTTTTTAAGAGATGTAAATTTTGATAATGTAGAAAATTTAAAGTTAAAAAAAGGTGAAAGTATAGGAATTATCGGTGGTGGTTATACTGCTTTTGACGTGGCAAGGGTTTCGGTGAGATTGGGTGCAAAACCGACTGTTATTTATAGAAGGACTGTTTCTGAAATGACCGCTCATCCGGGGGAAGTGGAAGAATCGAAAAGGGAAGGTGTTGATTTTAAATTTTTACTTCAACCTGTGAGTATTAAAAGGAAAAACGAGAAGTTGATTTTAAAATGCCAAAAAATGAAGCTTGGCCCTGTGGATGAAAGCGGAAGAAGAAGACCGGTGCCGGTAAAAGATGTTTATGAAGAGTTTGAATTTGACAGGATTGTAGTAGCTGTGGGTGACAAGCCTGATTTCTATTTCGTGGGGGAAAGTTTTTCAATAGAGTTTCCAAGGCTTATTTGTCATGATTTACCTGTAGAGTTGAAAGATAAAGTTTATATAACCGGCGATGCGGCCATGGGAGCAGTGGAGAATACCGGTATGGTGGTGAGGGCTGTTGGACTTGCAAGGGAGACAGCAAGAGCCGTATTAAAAAATCTGGGAATTGATGTGGCAGAGGAGCCTGAGAGAGAGATTGCATTTTTTGATACTTTAAATGTGAAATATTTTGATAAATCTTCAAGGTTAGTTGAAGAAAAACTCGATTTTGGAGAAAGAAAAGAAAGCTTTAGAGAGATTGTAAAAACTATTGATGAAGATATGGCTGTTCTTTTTGCAAAGAGGTGTTTCTTTTGTGGAATTTGTATACAGTGTGATTGGTGTTATAGGTATGCGGGTGGGTCCATTGTGAAACATATTACCGAATGGAGTCTGGAAAAGGATGCTTGTTTTTACCACTTTTTAGAGGAGAAGATGGGCTCAGCTACATTCAAAAGCGTGGAAGCCTGTCCACGAGCTGCCCTCAGTGTAATTGAGGAGGGTTCACCAAAAATAGATTATGTTGAAAAACAATATACAAACTTAAAAAAGCTATTAGGGGTTTCAGATGTTGAAAAGAAATAG
- a CDS encoding ExeA family protein, whose protein sequence is MGLKEFYGLKELPFNNTPDLKYFFKSEKHSLVLYKLNYLINYRKGLGIVLGPIGTGKTILARLFFEELDPEKYEAALIVVVHSEVSSEWFLKKLCLQLGIQNIPSEKHEMVNTLYKELSKINEMGKKVVILIDEAQMLSKKEVIEEMRGLLNFEDEKGKLITFVLFGLPELESNLRQDKPLFQRVSMRLVLEPLDLNETLRYIKHRLKIAGSEELIFESEAIKKIYEYSKGIPRLINTICDNALFEGFLIKKHVINKDLIEQVAQDLGLA, encoded by the coding sequence ATGGGATTGAAAGAATTTTATGGTCTAAAAGAGCTACCTTTTAATAATACTCCTGATTTAAAATATTTTTTTAAGTCTGAAAAGCATTCACTAGTTTTATACAAGTTAAACTACCTTATTAATTATAGAAAAGGGTTGGGCATAGTTTTAGGTCCAATAGGTACAGGAAAAACTATTTTAGCAAGGTTGTTTTTTGAAGAACTTGACCCTGAAAAATACGAAGCTGCATTGATTGTAGTTGTACATTCCGAAGTATCATCTGAATGGTTTTTAAAAAAGCTCTGCTTACAATTGGGAATACAAAATATACCTTCTGAAAAACATGAGATGGTTAATACCCTTTATAAAGAGCTTTCAAAAATCAATGAAATGGGGAAAAAAGTTGTCATACTAATTGATGAAGCTCAGATGCTTTCCAAAAAGGAAGTTATAGAAGAGATGAGGGGACTTTTAAATTTTGAAGATGAGAAAGGGAAGTTGATTACATTCGTTTTGTTTGGTTTGCCTGAATTAGAAAGTAACTTAAGACAGGATAAGCCCCTTTTCCAACGGGTTTCTATGAGGCTTGTTTTAGAACCATTGGATTTAAATGAAACTTTACGATATATCAAACATAGACTTAAAATTGCTGGTTCAGAAGAACTCATTTTTGAATCAGAAGCAATAAAGAAAATTTATGAATATTCTAAGGGGATACCAAGGTTAATAAATACTATTTGTGATAATGCATTGTTTGAAGGATTTTTGATAAAGAAGCATGTTATAAATAAAGATTTAATTGAACAAGTGGCTCAGGATTTAGGCCTTGCTTAA
- a CDS encoding ATP-binding protein — MIAGDKSKQKKIFLYFILLLILILINFIVSSKLVNFEFPFTSNISIFLLINLNIVLLLALLIVIFRNLAKIFFSKSKGVFGASLQSKLVIFSIILSVIPVSIVFIFSINIINNSINKWFDAQVEQALKSSVDLMQKYQNQLEQDLVEQTSILSKLVTTKGFLYQRNYGELKNFVVDYLQNNRIDGVAVYNKEGNRILSEDKKFYINFLVDKETVEEIVKNAKQVAKYEFFGENQIYWVGAPVSAKTSEKVILGALFVYKIVPPAQAEKVSKIMDSYRNYSQIKFFAEPVKNSYKILLVLMTLLVALAGIWGSIVFSKNITEPLGALAEASKKISKGDLDVKLEEVGDYELRVLIKSFNEMARRLKEHTEQLNKKNKELDNMYRQIFRDNQYIDTIFKNTKSAIFLFDENLKILKFNDKAKEILEIGEEWWNEILKLLKEFFKNHNEKSKSFQKDLKVHNTQKTFSITLSKVYLSHDEPDNIILFMDDITDILNAKKYEIWKEIASRIAHEIKNPLTPIKLNAERVLRKLKEENGNVSESIQKSIKTIIFEVNDLYKMVNEFNEFARMPNVYKTYFDLNDVLNEVVEFYKSSHNNINFIYKKTESVDFYGDVSQIKRLFHNLLNNAIAAVNDNGTIEIDISENKEYICLSFKDNGVGIKKEDVDKIFLPYFSKKSGGTGLGLAIVKKIVEEHDGEIKVESVENEYTVFNIRFNKTNWGK, encoded by the coding sequence ATGATTGCTGGAGATAAATCTAAACAGAAAAAGATTTTCCTATATTTTATTCTTTTATTGATATTAATTTTAATAAATTTCATTGTTAGTTCAAAGCTTGTTAATTTTGAATTTCCTTTTACTTCAAATATTTCGATTTTTTTGCTTATAAATCTAAATATAGTATTATTACTCGCTTTACTGATTGTTATTTTCAGAAATTTGGCAAAAATATTTTTTTCTAAAAGTAAAGGAGTATTTGGTGCATCGTTACAAAGTAAACTGGTAATTTTTTCGATTATACTAAGTGTAATACCTGTATCGATAGTTTTCATTTTTTCTATCAATATTATTAATAATAGTATTAATAAGTGGTTTGATGCTCAGGTAGAGCAGGCGTTGAAAAGTTCGGTGGATTTAATGCAAAAATACCAGAATCAATTGGAGCAGGATTTAGTTGAGCAAACGTCTATATTATCAAAGCTTGTTACCACTAAAGGTTTTTTGTATCAGAGGAATTACGGAGAGCTTAAAAATTTTGTGGTAGATTATCTCCAAAATAACAGAATTGATGGCGTTGCAGTTTATAATAAAGAAGGGAATAGAATTTTATCAGAGGATAAAAAATTTTATATAAATTTCTTAGTAGACAAGGAAACTGTTGAAGAGATAGTAAAAAATGCAAAACAGGTAGCAAAATATGAATTTTTCGGTGAGAATCAGATTTATTGGGTAGGGGCACCTGTTTCTGCTAAAACTTCGGAAAAAGTAATATTAGGAGCATTATTTGTATATAAAATTGTTCCACCTGCTCAAGCCGAAAAAGTTTCAAAAATAATGGATTCTTATAGGAATTATAGTCAGATAAAATTTTTTGCAGAACCTGTTAAAAATTCATATAAAATTCTCCTTGTTTTAATGACATTACTTGTTGCTTTAGCAGGGATTTGGGGGAGTATTGTTTTTTCAAAAAATATAACCGAACCATTAGGAGCTTTGGCAGAAGCCTCAAAAAAGATTTCAAAAGGTGATTTGGATGTTAAGCTAGAGGAAGTAGGAGACTACGAGCTGCGAGTTTTAATTAAGTCATTTAATGAGATGGCGAGAAGACTAAAAGAACACACTGAACAGTTAAATAAAAAGAATAAAGAACTTGATAACATGTATAGGCAAATATTTAGAGATAATCAGTATATAGATACGATATTCAAAAATACAAAATCGGCTATCTTTCTTTTTGATGAAAATCTTAAAATTTTAAAATTCAATGATAAGGCAAAAGAAATATTAGAAATTGGAGAAGAGTGGTGGAATGAAATTTTGAAACTATTAAAAGAATTTTTCAAAAATCATAATGAAAAAAGTAAAAGTTTTCAGAAAGACTTGAAAGTTCATAATACGCAAAAAACATTTTCTATTACCTTATCTAAAGTCTATTTGAGTCATGATGAACCAGATAATATTATCCTTTTTATGGATGATATCACGGATATACTTAATGCAAAGAAATACGAAATATGGAAAGAGATTGCAAGTCGTATAGCTCATGAGATTAAAAACCCATTAACTCCAATTAAATTAAATGCAGAAAGAGTATTGAGAAAATTAAAAGAAGAGAATGGTAATGTATCTGAATCGATACAAAAAAGTATAAAAACTATAATTTTTGAAGTGAATGATTTGTATAAAATGGTAAATGAATTTAACGAGTTTGCTAGAATGCCAAATGTTTACAAGACATATTTTGATTTAAATGATGTTTTGAATGAAGTTGTAGAATTTTATAAAAGTTCGCATAATAATATTAATTTTATTTACAAAAAAACAGAAAGCGTTGATTTCTACGGTGATGTTTCTCAAATTAAAAGATTATTTCACAACCTTTTAAATAATGCTATTGCAGCGGTTAACGATAATGGGACTATTGAAATAGATATATCTGAGAATAAAGAATATATATGTCTATCATTTAAAGATAATGGTGTAGGGATAAAAAAAGAGGATGTTGATAAGATATTTTTACCATATTTCAGTAAAAAATCTGGAGGGACAGGTCTTGGGCTTGCAATTGTAAAGAAAATTGTAGAAGAGCACGATGGAGAGATCAAAGTTGAAAGTGTTGAAAATGAATATACAGTTTTTAATATAAGATTTAATAAAACAAACTGGGGTAAATGA
- a CDS encoding sigma-54-dependent transcriptional regulator has translation MKVLIIDDEKNICGTIKDIVEDEGHEADFALTFEDGFKKLKEEVYDVIFLDIWLPDRDGNEGLKDIKKYFPETEVIIISGHGNIENAVDAIKHGAYDFLEKPLSLDRIILLLKHISDKIELVRDLKYYKFDLLKKYELIGVSDEITKLKRRIEKIAPTNAWVLITGDNGTGKEHVARLIHLLSKRSNQRFVELNCSAVPSELIESEMFGYEKGAFTGAVSRKIGKIELANKGTLFLDEVGDMDLMMQAKLLRVLETFEFSRLGGNEVIRSDFRLISATNKDIEKEIAEGRFREDLYYRINVVPIHVPPLRQRKVDIPLLIDHFLKESCYNNGLNLKEIDDELMELFVEYDWPGNVRQLKNTVERMVVLSESDKLTVDDAPGFLKGLKNDDFEIISMGLPLKKAKEIFEKNYIAKVLKSTNWNISQSAKILEIERTYLHRKINQFGLKK, from the coding sequence ATGAAGGTCTTAATCATTGATGATGAAAAAAATATATGTGGCACAATAAAAGATATTGTAGAAGATGAAGGGCATGAAGCTGATTTTGCATTAACATTTGAGGATGGTTTTAAAAAACTTAAAGAGGAAGTTTATGACGTAATTTTTCTTGATATCTGGCTTCCTGATAGGGATGGCAATGAAGGGTTGAAGGACATAAAAAAGTACTTTCCAGAGACGGAAGTTATAATCATTAGTGGGCATGGGAATATCGAAAATGCAGTTGATGCAATTAAGCACGGTGCCTATGACTTCCTTGAAAAGCCATTATCACTAGATAGAATAATTTTATTACTTAAACATATCAGTGACAAAATCGAACTTGTAAGAGATTTGAAATATTATAAATTTGATCTATTGAAAAAGTATGAGTTAATTGGTGTAAGTGATGAAATAACCAAATTAAAGCGTAGAATTGAAAAGATTGCTCCAACAAATGCTTGGGTACTTATTACAGGAGATAATGGGACAGGTAAAGAACATGTGGCAAGACTAATTCATCTTTTAAGCAAGCGTTCAAATCAGAGATTTGTGGAGTTGAACTGTTCTGCTGTTCCATCTGAATTAATAGAAAGTGAAATGTTTGGATATGAAAAAGGTGCATTTACGGGTGCCGTAAGTAGGAAAATTGGTAAAATTGAACTTGCAAATAAGGGTACTCTATTTTTAGACGAAGTAGGGGATATGGATTTGATGATGCAGGCAAAGTTGTTGAGAGTATTGGAAACATTTGAATTTTCAAGGCTTGGAGGGAATGAAGTTATAAGATCTGATTTCAGATTAATTTCTGCAACAAATAAAGATATTGAAAAAGAGATTGCAGAAGGGAGATTCAGAGAAGATCTCTATTATAGAATTAACGTGGTACCTATTCATGTTCCTCCTCTCAGGCAGAGAAAAGTGGATATCCCTTTGCTGATAGATCATTTTTTAAAAGAATCATGTTATAATAATGGTCTTAATTTGAAAGAGATTGATGATGAGTTGATGGAGTTATTTGTAGAGTATGATTGGCCAGGTAATGTAAGACAACTTAAGAATACAGTTGAAAGAATGGTGGTTTTATCAGAATCGGATAAACTTACAGTAGATGATGCTCCTGGGTTTTTGAAAGGGCTGAAAAATGATGACTTTGAAATTATTAGTATGGGCTTACCTTTGAAGAAGGCTAAAGAGATATTTGAAAAGAATTATATTGCAAAAGTATTAAAGAGTACTAATTGGAATATATCTCAGTCTGCCAAAATTCTTGAGATTGAAAGGACATATCTTCACAGAAAAATAAATCAGTTTGGTCTAAAAAAATGA